The Christiangramia flava JLT2011 region TGGTCCTCTTCGTGAGCATCATGGTTGGAATTCTCATTCTGGAGGTGGTCTTCCAGTTCTGTTTTATCTATTACGCGAACTGGCTGGGGCAGGAGGTTGTACGGGATATCAGGGTGAAACTCTTCAAGCATATGCTGGGTTTCCGAATGAAATATTACGACAAATCGGCGGTAGGAAGACTGGTTACCCGGGCAGTGAGTGATATTGAGACCATCGCCAGTATCTTTTCCCAGGGCTTGTTCATGATCATCAGTGACCTGCTGAAAATGCTGATCGTCATTGGTGTGATGTTCTATAAAAGCTGGGAACTCAGCTTGCTGGTTTTGACGGTGCTGCCGTTCATCGTTTATGCTACTCGTGTTTTTCAGAAAAAGATGAAACTGGCTTTTGAAGAGGTGCGAACCCAGGTGGCCAATTTGAATACCTTCGTGCAGGAGCGAATTACCGGTATGAAGATCGTTCAGCTTTTTACCCGTGAAAAGACCGAATATGAACGATTTAAAGATATCAATGACAAACACCGGAATGCCTGGGTGAAAACCGTATGGTATAATTCTATTTTCTTCCCAATCGCGGAAATGTCTACATCCATTACCATAGGTTTGATCGTGTGGTTCGGAGGTTTGCGGGTCTTTGCCGGCGACGATATGTCTCTGGGTATTATCGTTCTTTTTATAGAACTGTCCCAAATGCTTTTCAGGCCGTTAAGACAGATTGCTGATAAGTTCAATACCCTGCAAATGGGAATGGTTGCGGCCAACCGCGTGTTTGATATCATCGATACCGAAGCGCATATTGAAGACAACGGAAAACTGGATATTTCAGCTATCAAGGGAGAAATTGAATTTCGCAATGTACGTTTCAGCTACGTGGAAGACGAAGAAGTGTTGAAAGGGATTTCCTTTAAAGTGAACCCGGGTGAAACCGTGGCGATCGTTGGGGCAACCGGCGCCGGGAAATCAACCATTATCAACCTGCTCGGCCGATTTTACGAGATCGACAGTGGGGAAATCCTGGTAGACGGGACCAACGTGCGCGATATTAGCCTGAAGAGCCTGCGCTCTCAGATCGCCGTTGTGCTGCAGAACGTTTTCCTGTTTGCGGATACGATCATGAACAACATTCATCTGGACAAAGAAGGGATTTCAGAAGAAGATGTGATCAATGCGGCCAAAGAGATCGGGATCCACGAATTTATCAATGCCTTGCCGAATGCTTACCATTATAACGTAAAAGAACGTGGAGCGATGCTTTCTTCGGGACAACGCCAGTTGATCTCGTTTCTTCGGGCTTTTGTGAGCGATCCGGGAATCCTGGTGCTGGATGAAGCGACCTCTTCCGTAGACAGTTACAGCGAACAGCTCATCCAGGAAGCTACCGAACGTATTACCAAAGGCAGAACGTCTATTGTGATTGCGCACAGGCTGGCGACGATCAAACAGGCTGATAAGATCATTGTGATGGACCAGGGAGAGATCGTTGAAACCGGTAGCCATCAGGAATTGCTTAAAAAGGAAGACGGTTACTATCGCAAACTGTACGAGGTGCAGTTCAAGGAAGAAGAAACGGTTTAAATTACCTGCTCAGGTCTTCCTTCAGTTTTTCACGAAGTTCCTCCATCGTTTCGAACATCACGAACTGCCCGTCTTTGATAAAAGAAGTCTGGCCGGTTTCTTCGGAAACAACTAACGCTAACGCATCAGTCTTTTCAGTGATCCCAACAGCCGCGCGGTGTCTTAAACCGAAGCGCAGCGGGATGGAACGATCGTTCGATACGGGTAAAATGACCCGGGTTGCCGTGATCTTGTTCTCTTCGATGATCATCGCGCCATCGTGCAGTGTACTGTTTTTAAAAAAAACCGACTCGATAATGGGTTGGTTAAGTTCTATTTTCATCTTATCCCCGGTGGTTTTAACAAAATCGAGCTTGTTATTTCGCTGGATCACCATGAGCGCGCCAGTTAGCGATTCGCCCATCGACTGGCAGGCGTTGACAATAGCATCGATATTGGTTCTGGATTCGGTTTCATCCCTGCTAAAGCGAAGATTTCGGAAGAAGCGGCCATTATGCGTAAAATTCGTCGAACCGATCATTAACAGAAATTTCCTGATCTCCTGCTGAAAAACCACGATCAACGCGAAAACTCCCACTCCAATGAACTCTCCAAGCACACTGCTCAGCAATTCCATCTGGAGCAAACGCGTGAGCAGCCACACCAGGTAGATCACCACGATCCCGATAAAGATATTGACTGCGGCGGTGCCTCTTACCAGTTTATACACGTAATAGAGGAGAAGCGCGACAAAAACTATATCGAGGATATCGAGAATTCGAATATCTATGATGTCCAAATTGCTGGGGTTTTATGTAAAAATAGAAAAACTATGATTAGTTTATAATTTCAGAAGTTAATTTGATGCATTCCATCGCTTCTTTGACATCGTGAACGCGCAAAATATGAACTCCTTTCTGAAGCGCGACGGTGTTTAAAACGCTGGTCCCGTTCAAGGCTTGAGCAGCTTCGATCTCCAGCGTTTTCCAGATCATGCTTTTACGGGAAAGACCGATCAATATTGGCAATTCCAGCATTTGCAAGAGTTCGGCTTTGGAAAGCAATTCAAAATTCTGCCGAATGTTTTTCGCAAATCCGAAGCCCGGATCCACAATAATATCATTAATTCCCAGTTGTCTCGCAGCGTTTACTCGTTCAGAAAAATAAAATAAGATGTCTTTCAGGAGATCGTCATACTGGTTTTGGTCTTT contains the following coding sequences:
- a CDS encoding ABC transporter ATP-binding protein → MASKTGNAFDMDLFKRLLKYTNPYKRIFYFVAVAAILTSLFGVVRPMILQYTIDNALMTSDYENLVLFVSIMVGILILEVVFQFCFIYYANWLGQEVVRDIRVKLFKHMLGFRMKYYDKSAVGRLVTRAVSDIETIASIFSQGLFMIISDLLKMLIVIGVMFYKSWELSLLVLTVLPFIVYATRVFQKKMKLAFEEVRTQVANLNTFVQERITGMKIVQLFTREKTEYERFKDINDKHRNAWVKTVWYNSIFFPIAEMSTSITIGLIVWFGGLRVFAGDDMSLGIIVLFIELSQMLFRPLRQIADKFNTLQMGMVAANRVFDIIDTEAHIEDNGKLDISAIKGEIEFRNVRFSYVEDEEVLKGISFKVNPGETVAIVGATGAGKSTIINLLGRFYEIDSGEILVDGTNVRDISLKSLRSQIAVVLQNVFLFADTIMNNIHLDKEGISEEDVINAAKEIGIHEFINALPNAYHYNVKERGAMLSSGQRQLISFLRAFVSDPGILVLDEATSSVDSYSEQLIQEATERITKGRTSIVIAHRLATIKQADKIIVMDQGEIVETGSHQELLKKEDGYYRKLYEVQFKEEETV
- the cdaA gene encoding diadenylate cyclase CdaA; the protein is MDIIDIRILDILDIVFVALLLYYVYKLVRGTAAVNIFIGIVVIYLVWLLTRLLQMELLSSVLGEFIGVGVFALIVVFQQEIRKFLLMIGSTNFTHNGRFFRNLRFSRDETESRTNIDAIVNACQSMGESLTGALMVIQRNNKLDFVKTTGDKMKIELNQPIIESVFFKNSTLHDGAMIIEENKITATRVILPVSNDRSIPLRFGLRHRAAVGITEKTDALALVVSEETGQTSFIKDGQFVMFETMEELREKLKEDLSR